The DNA sequence AGCGCACCGGCTGCAGCCTCTTCTGAGCAATGCTGAATTAAGCACCTGGGAAACGGCGGTCCAGTACCATTTTATTCATGCCCTGGCGCTGCTGGTAATTGCTACGGGCAACCGGAATTACAAATTTCTGAACTGGTCATTTACCTTTTTTGCCTTGGGTATCCTGTTTTTCTCAGGTTCTCTTTACTTTCTTTCGGTAAAATCGCATCTTGGAATTGAACAAACGGGGCTCCTGGGCGCATTGACTCCCGTTGGCGGTCTTTTCTTTATTATCGGATGGATCATGATCATTTTTCACAGGACGGGGAAGTGAATTTATTTGCAGAAGTAATTCTTCCGCTGGCGCTACCTGTTAATTACACCTACCGCATCCCTTCGCATATGGTCGGAGAAGTGGTTCCCGGCAAACGTGTGGCCGTGCAGTTCGGCAAAAGCAGGATGTATTCCGCCCTGGTACGCCGCGTCACTGATACTTTTCCCGCACGTTACGCCCCCAAGGAAATACTGGAAGTGCTGGACGACTCTCCCATGGTAACCCGTCAGCAATTCGGCCTTTGGGATTGGATGGCCTCCTACTATCTGTGCAGCGCCGGCGAAGTCATGATGGCGGCCCTGCCGGCTTCCCTTAAATTATCCAGTCAGACGAGGATCATCCTCAACCGGGATTCCCACGGACAGGAGATCAAGCTTAATGAAAAGGAATCACTGGTCCGCCAGGCACTGGAACAGCAGCACGAACTCACGGTAAACGATCTGGCAAAGTTACTGGGGCAGAAAACCGTCATGCCCCTGATAAAGTCACTGATCGACAAGGAACTCGTTTACGTTTCGGAACAAATAACAGGGGGATATAAACCCAGGACGGCGGCCTACCTGGAACTGGACCCTGTTTACCAGGATAAGGAACAATTAAGGGAATTATACCAGCTGCTGGAAAGAGCGCCTCGCCAGCTGGACGCACTAATGACTTTTATCCGCCTGGCGAAGGACAAAGGCCGCGTGCCGAAAAAGGAGTTAATGGAAGAAAGCGGGGTAAGCAGCAGCGTGATCAATTCCCTGGTAGAAAAAGAAGTGTTCATTCCCGTAACGCAGGAAGTAAGCCGGCTGCAGCAGGAAGACGTCGCAATACTGCTGGAACAACAATTTTCCGCTGCCCAGCAGGCAGCCTATGAAGAAACCAGGAGTTTGCTGGAAAGCAAAGAAGCCGTACTCCTTCACGGGGTAACCGCATCGGGAAAAACGCTTCTTTATATAAAACTCATAGAAGAATACCTTGAAAAAGGACAGCAGGCCCTTTACCTGCTTCCGGAAATTGCGATTACAGAACAAATGACCCAACGGCTAAGGTCGCATTTCGGGGACAGCCTGGCCGTTTACCATTCCCGCTTTAACGATAATGAGCGCGGTGAAATCTGGAAGAAGGTACTGCAGGGCACCTGCCGGATCATCGTGGGCGCACGTTCCGCACTATTCCTTCCCTTTCAGGACCTTGGCCTGGTGATCGTAGATGAGGAGCATGAGAACTCCTACAAGCAATTTGATCCTGCTCCCCGCTATCATGCGAGGGACAGCGCCCTTTACCTGGCCGGCCTGTATAAAGCTAAAACCATCCTCGGTTCGGCGACCCCTTCTTTGGAAAGTTATTACAACGCCCTGCAGGGAAAGTATGGCCTGGTAACGCTGCAGCAGCGTTATGGAGAGGTTATGCTGCCGGAAACGCTGATCGCAGATATGCTCCGGGAAAATAAAAAGAAAACCGCCCATTCTCATTTCAGTTCCCAGCTTGTTGAAGAAATAAAAAGGAGCCTGGAAAATAAAAAACAGGTGATCCTGTTCAGGAACCGGAGAGGGTATGTTCCGCTGCTGCAGTGTCATACCTGCGGTTATGTCCCGCAATGCATGCATTGTGATATCAGTCTGACCTATCACCGGAGCAGCGGGAAACTGGTATGCCATTACTGCGGCTATTCAGAAAAGCTGCTTTCTTCCTGCCCTGCCTGCGGAAGCCTGCACCTGGAGCAAAAGGGGTTCGGCACGGAAAAAGTAGAAGATGAGCTGAAGATCCTGCTTCCGCAAGCCAGGATTTCGCGGTTGGACCTGGACAACACCCGAAGTAAATATGCCTTCCAGCAAATACTGAATGATTTTGAGGACGGGAACATCGATATCCTGGTAGGCACTCAAATGGTAACCAAGGGGCTTGATTTCAGCAACGTGACCCTGGTGGGCATATTGGATGCCGACTCTCTTTTCCGTTATCCCGATTTCAGGGCCTTCGAGCGAAGTTATCAGCTGATGGTACAGGTCAGCGGGCGGTCCGGCCGCAGGAGCGAAAGAGGCAAAGTGATCATCCAAACCGCCAGCCCGCGCCATAAGATTATAGGCATGGTTCTTCAAAACGATTATAAAGCATTTTATCAATCGGAAATTGACGAAAGAAGGCAATTCAACTATCCGCCATTCTATCGCCTTATTAATATTCACCTGAAACATAAAAACGAGGAGTATCTGGCAGAAACCGCAGCCGGTTTTGCCTCCCTTTTAAAGGCCCGCCTCGGGAAACGGGTGCTTGGGCCGCAGATCCCGGTGGTGGCCCGGGTAAGAAACCAATATATCCGCGATCTCCTTATTAAAATTGACAGAGAAAACGATTCCATCAGTAAAGTTAAGGAGATCTTCAGCATATGCCTGGCCGAACTGAAGACACGGCACAAAAGCCTGCTGGTCCAGGTCGATGTGGATCCCCTGTGAAAGCAAATTAAAGCTGCATTTCTGGTAAAATAACGGTATTTTTACGGGTCGGATATTTAGCTAAAAAACATTGACACCGCTTAAAGACACATACAAGCATAAAGGGCTTCGCAAGGTATTGGTTAAAACCCTGCGTGAGAAGGGGATAAAGGATGAATCAGTTCTGGAGGCAATCGGCCGGGTTCCCCGTCATTTTTTTATCCAGAAATATACGGCTGAAAAAGCCTATGAAGATACGGCGCTGCAGATCGACGCCGGGCAAACAATCTCCCAGCCTTTCACCGTAGCGTATCAAACAGAATTGCTGAACATCAAGCCGGGGCTAAAGGTACTGGAAATCGGCACAGGTTCCGGTTACCAGGCCGCCATTCTTGCTGAAATGGGCGCAAAAGTGATCACCGTTGAAAGGCAGGAAGAATTGTACCGCAAAACCGCGAAATTTCTCGCCGAAATGGGCTACACGTCCGTTAAATGCCTCCTTGGCGACGGCTCCGTCGGGTTCCCGGCCCAGGCCCCCTATGACAGGATCATTGTCACCGCCGGCGCACCTTCCGTTCCCCAACCGCTGCTGAAGCAGCTGAAAAAGGGAGGAACCCTGGTCATTCCCGTTGGCGACGAAAAGATCCAGAAGATGATCACCGTCCTGAAGATCTCCGAAAAGGAATACGAAAAAATCGAGCTGGACGCCTTTAAATTCGTCCCGCTGATCGGTGAAGGAGCGTGGTAGTTGCTTCGCAACGGTTTAAAGTTTAAAGTTAATAGTTTAAAGTTCGAAGTTTAAAGGTCGAAGCTTAAGGTTCGAAGGTTAAAGTTCAAGGTTCTGGTTTGCGGGTCAACGTTTCGAGAGCTTAAGGAGGGGATTTTATGAACCGGAGGCTCTTCTCCAGTTGAAGCTTTTTTTTGAAATTGAAACCTTATCTGAAAGCGGAACCTTTATCTAAAATGGAATACTAAATGCCCCGAAGCAATATAAAACTTTAAACTGTTGCGAAGCAACTGAAACTTGAAACCGTTTGCGCAAGCAAACTATTGGCTGAGTTTCATTTTT is a window from the Anseongella ginsenosidimutans genome containing:
- a CDS encoding DUF423 domain-containing protein, with translation MLKKQLWICSITGALAVIFGALGAHRLQPLLSNAELSTWETAVQYHFIHALALLVIATGNRNYKFLNWSFTFFALGILFFSGSLYFLSVKSHLGIEQTGLLGALTPVGGLFFIIGWIMIIFHRTGK
- the priA gene encoding replication restart helicase PriA; translation: MDHDHFSQDGEVNLFAEVILPLALPVNYTYRIPSHMVGEVVPGKRVAVQFGKSRMYSALVRRVTDTFPARYAPKEILEVLDDSPMVTRQQFGLWDWMASYYLCSAGEVMMAALPASLKLSSQTRIILNRDSHGQEIKLNEKESLVRQALEQQHELTVNDLAKLLGQKTVMPLIKSLIDKELVYVSEQITGGYKPRTAAYLELDPVYQDKEQLRELYQLLERAPRQLDALMTFIRLAKDKGRVPKKELMEESGVSSSVINSLVEKEVFIPVTQEVSRLQQEDVAILLEQQFSAAQQAAYEETRSLLESKEAVLLHGVTASGKTLLYIKLIEEYLEKGQQALYLLPEIAITEQMTQRLRSHFGDSLAVYHSRFNDNERGEIWKKVLQGTCRIIVGARSALFLPFQDLGLVIVDEEHENSYKQFDPAPRYHARDSALYLAGLYKAKTILGSATPSLESYYNALQGKYGLVTLQQRYGEVMLPETLIADMLRENKKKTAHSHFSSQLVEEIKRSLENKKQVILFRNRRGYVPLLQCHTCGYVPQCMHCDISLTYHRSSGKLVCHYCGYSEKLLSSCPACGSLHLEQKGFGTEKVEDELKILLPQARISRLDLDNTRSKYAFQQILNDFEDGNIDILVGTQMVTKGLDFSNVTLVGILDADSLFRYPDFRAFERSYQLMVQVSGRSGRRSERGKVIIQTASPRHKIIGMVLQNDYKAFYQSEIDERRQFNYPPFYRLINIHLKHKNEEYLAETAAGFASLLKARLGKRVLGPQIPVVARVRNQYIRDLLIKIDRENDSISKVKEIFSICLAELKTRHKSLLVQVDVDPL
- a CDS encoding protein-L-isoaspartate(D-aspartate) O-methyltransferase; the protein is MTPLKDTYKHKGLRKVLVKTLREKGIKDESVLEAIGRVPRHFFIQKYTAEKAYEDTALQIDAGQTISQPFTVAYQTELLNIKPGLKVLEIGTGSGYQAAILAEMGAKVITVERQEELYRKTAKFLAEMGYTSVKCLLGDGSVGFPAQAPYDRIIVTAGAPSVPQPLLKQLKKGGTLVIPVGDEKIQKMITVLKISEKEYEKIELDAFKFVPLIGEGAW